One Oleidesulfovibrio alaskensis DSM 16109 genomic region harbors:
- a CDS encoding amino acid ABC transporter permease, translated as MQWNVVWDNLDYLLIGSYPEGPLGGIALSIVLSLGGILGAFWLGLALGLMRLSKRWPVRLPAVLFIEIIRGTPLLLLLFWFYFLAPVVLGQTLPEVECALITFVVFTSAYIAEIVRAGVLALPQGQMEAARGTGLTKLQAMRFVILPQALRNMIPSFVNQFVSLTKDTSLAYVIGVAELTRAAVQVNNRTLSAPMEIYFTILVMYFLICYALTSASRRLEKQMKRYQARG; from the coding sequence ATGCAGTGGAATGTTGTCTGGGACAATCTTGATTATCTGCTTATCGGTTCATACCCCGAAGGGCCTCTCGGCGGTATTGCGCTCAGTATCGTTCTGTCACTGGGCGGCATACTGGGTGCGTTCTGGCTGGGGCTTGCCCTGGGGCTGATGCGTCTTTCAAAACGCTGGCCGGTGCGGTTGCCGGCGGTGCTGTTTATTGAAATTATCCGCGGAACGCCGCTGTTGCTTCTGCTGTTCTGGTTTTATTTTCTTGCACCTGTGGTGTTGGGGCAGACGCTGCCCGAAGTGGAATGTGCATTGATAACCTTTGTGGTCTTTACCAGTGCATATATAGCGGAAATAGTGCGTGCAGGTGTGCTTGCACTGCCGCAAGGGCAGATGGAAGCGGCCCGCGGTACGGGCCTGACCAAACTGCAGGCCATGCGTTTTGTCATTCTGCCGCAGGCGCTGCGCAACATGATACCTTCATTTGTGAACCAGTTTGTCAGCCTGACCAAAGATACCTCGCTGGCATACGTGATAGGTGTGGCGGAGCTGACCCGCGCCGCGGTGCAGGTGAACAACCGCACCCTTTCCGCACCCATGGAGATATACTTTACCATCCTTGTCATGTACTTTCTTATCTGTTACGCGCTCACTTCCGCCAGCCGCCGGCTGGAAAAGCAGATGAAGCGCTATCAGGCAAGAGGATAA
- a CDS encoding amino acid ABC transporter permease, producing the protein MNYTFDWQVVLTGEYREWIIDGVLLTLKISAVSLFLALVLGTVIAVMRLSRIRPFVWFSAGFTEFFRNTPLLVQIFFWYFGSDGLLPRPVLEWLYARDFEFAAGVIALTVYTAAFIAEEIRSGINAIPKTQLESSRACGLSFLQSMRYVILPQAFRIIVPPLISQALNLIKNSSLCMTIGVAELTYMTRQVESYTFRGFEAFTVATLVYLCISLAVSFTVTQYNRYFLRTVRY; encoded by the coding sequence TTGAATTATACGTTTGATTGGCAAGTCGTACTGACCGGTGAATACCGTGAGTGGATTATTGACGGAGTACTGCTCACGCTGAAAATTTCAGCTGTGTCATTGTTTCTGGCTCTGGTGCTGGGTACAGTCATCGCGGTCATGCGTCTTTCACGCATCCGTCCTTTTGTGTGGTTCAGTGCCGGGTTTACAGAATTTTTCCGTAACACGCCGCTGCTGGTACAGATATTTTTCTGGTATTTCGGGTCGGACGGTTTGCTGCCCCGGCCTGTGCTCGAATGGCTTTATGCACGCGATTTCGAGTTTGCCGCGGGAGTCATAGCACTTACGGTGTATACCGCCGCGTTCATAGCAGAAGAAATCCGCTCGGGTATCAATGCCATTCCCAAAACGCAGCTGGAATCTTCCCGCGCGTGCGGACTCAGTTTTCTGCAGTCCATGCGGTATGTCATTCTGCCGCAGGCGTTCCGCATCATTGTACCGCCGCTCATATCGCAGGCGCTTAACCTCATTAAAAACTCCTCGCTGTGTATGACCATAGGCGTGGCGGAACTGACGTACATGACCCGTCAGGTGGAGTCGTATACTTTCCGCGGATTTGAGGCGTTCACAGTGGCCACGCTGGTATATCTGTGCATTTCGCTGGCTGTTTCCTTTACGGTGACCCAGTACAACAGGTACTTTTTGCGTACCGTCAGGTATTAG
- a CDS encoding glycosyltransferase family 9 protein, with translation MNMHHQEQITEIAINDSTVRKILVCQLRQIGDVVLATPAIELLARRFPYAEIHVLTEKRCAAMLENNPFVTTVWSIDKKELPDLIREIAFYRKVAAEKFDIVVAFQQLPRCRWVLAFSRAPVRLSYPPAWHSRWLFTHWHPLEPGYSARTKANVLKPLGIAWQGEKPRIYLTDEEMDNAAHLLEQAGVAPRHQLITLDPTHRRATRRYPARHYGRVVADLYRRNPDIRFLLLFGPGEEQEAMEVVRQAGCDGAFIIPQHILTLRQMAACMAHARMHLGNCSAPRHIAVAVDTPSMTVLGSTTSSWTFPSPEHDHIILGLDCQHCNQDTCRRNDMACLEQLAPQVVTQRVLDHLEKTGGHPAALRHRQKTAAV, from the coding sequence ATGAATATGCATCATCAAGAGCAGATAACAGAAATCGCCATAAATGACAGCACTGTCCGTAAAATTCTTGTGTGCCAGCTGCGTCAGATAGGTGATGTGGTACTGGCCACACCCGCCATAGAGCTGCTTGCCAGACGTTTTCCCTATGCCGAAATACATGTGCTGACGGAAAAACGCTGCGCCGCCATGCTGGAAAACAATCCTTTTGTCACCACCGTGTGGAGCATCGACAAAAAGGAACTGCCCGACCTCATCCGTGAAATAGCCTTTTACCGCAAGGTGGCAGCCGAAAAATTCGATATTGTGGTTGCCTTTCAACAGCTGCCCCGCTGCCGCTGGGTTCTGGCTTTTTCCCGCGCACCTGTCAGGCTGAGCTACCCGCCGGCATGGCACAGCCGCTGGCTTTTCACCCACTGGCATCCGCTGGAGCCGGGGTATTCCGCCCGGACAAAAGCCAATGTGCTCAAGCCGCTGGGAATCGCCTGGCAGGGCGAAAAACCGCGCATATACCTGACCGACGAAGAAATGGACAATGCCGCGCACCTGCTGGAACAGGCAGGCGTGGCCCCCCGTCATCAGCTGATTACACTGGACCCGACCCACCGCCGCGCCACCCGCCGCTATCCGGCACGACACTACGGGCGTGTGGTTGCCGACCTGTACCGCCGCAACCCCGACATACGTTTTCTGCTGCTGTTCGGCCCCGGTGAAGAACAGGAAGCCATGGAGGTTGTCCGGCAGGCCGGGTGCGACGGGGCTTTCATCATTCCGCAGCACATCCTCACCCTGCGGCAGATGGCCGCGTGCATGGCGCATGCACGCATGCATCTGGGCAACTGCTCCGCACCGCGCCACATCGCCGTGGCCGTGGATACGCCCAGCATGACCGTACTGGGGTCCACCACCTCGTCATGGACCTTTCCTTCCCCCGAACATGACCACATTATTCTGGGGCTGGACTGTCAGCACTGCAATCAGGACACCTGCCGCCGCAACGACATGGCATGTCTGGAGCAGCTGGCACCGCAGGTGGTGACACAACGCGTGCTGGATCATCTGGAAAAGACCGGAGGGCATCCCGCCGCCCTGAGGCATCGCCAGAAAACAGCGGCAGTCTGA
- a CDS encoding 50S ribosomal protein L11 methyltransferase: protein MADLIRIDIVVPEEFEDITTGVLTLRVAQGWEEDYLPTGESLFRVYTDNPQFCEELVGEVESRVPEARVERESVPQQDWVAAWRDYFTPVEAGSRFMVIAPWMHGEVDLKDRMPIVIEPKTAFGTGHHPTTALCLGAVSALADKGRISAGMRFLDLGTGSGILGIGCAMLGLSGVGSDIDLLAVENTTENKEINNVSDKFEVRLGSVEAVQGEQYDLVLANILAQPLKELAQDIVALMRPGGCLVLSGLLELQADGVEAVYTALGLPQARREVQGDWAALIWE, encoded by the coding sequence ATGGCTGATCTGATTCGTATTGACATTGTCGTGCCCGAGGAGTTCGAGGACATCACCACCGGTGTGCTGACCCTCAGAGTGGCACAGGGGTGGGAAGAAGACTATCTGCCCACCGGAGAATCGCTGTTTCGCGTGTATACAGATAATCCCCAGTTCTGCGAAGAGCTGGTGGGTGAAGTGGAATCGAGAGTGCCCGAAGCCCGCGTGGAGCGCGAAAGCGTGCCGCAGCAGGACTGGGTGGCTGCATGGCGTGACTACTTTACGCCTGTGGAAGCCGGCAGCCGCTTTATGGTTATCGCACCGTGGATGCATGGCGAGGTTGACCTGAAGGACCGCATGCCCATAGTCATTGAACCCAAAACGGCATTCGGCACGGGGCATCATCCCACAACGGCTTTGTGTCTGGGCGCTGTTTCCGCGCTGGCCGACAAAGGCCGCATAAGCGCCGGCATGCGCTTTCTTGATCTGGGAACAGGCTCCGGCATTCTGGGGATAGGCTGTGCCATGCTGGGACTCAGTGGTGTGGGGTCTGATATTGACCTGCTTGCTGTGGAAAACACCACGGAAAATAAAGAGATAAACAACGTCTCTGATAAATTCGAGGTGCGTCTGGGCAGCGTGGAAGCGGTGCAGGGCGAACAGTATGATCTGGTGCTGGCCAATATTCTTGCGCAGCCTCTCAAGGAGCTTGCGCAGGATATCGTTGCACTGATGCGGCCGGGCGGGTGTCTTGTGCTTTCCGGTCTGCTGGAACTGCAGGCAGACGGCGTTGAAGCGGTGTACACCGCTCTGGGGCTGCCGCAGGCCCGCAGGGAAGTGCAGGGCGACTGGGCCGCGCTGATCTGGGAATAG